In the Oscillospiraceae bacterium genome, TGTGATATTTGTAGTAGCTCTCCCGGTAGTGGTCCAGCTTGTCGATGTAGCGGATGGCCTGGCTGTGGCCGATGCCCTGGCGCTTCATCTCCCGGTCGATGCGGTCCTCGTAAGGGGCATCGATGTAGACGGTGAGGACATTGGGCTTATCCTTCAGTACAAAGTCTGCCGCGCGGCCCACACAGATGTAGCTTTCATTGTTCAGCAGTTCCCGCAGGACCTTGGCCTGGTAGTTGAACAGGTTTTGGTCGCTGATGAAGTTGCCGCTCTCCGGTGGGATAAAGCTGCCGTCGTAGACGTGCTGGGATACGCGGTAGAGTAGCGTTTTCCTGGTATTTTCATCGGCGGCGGCAAAGATCTTTTCGTTGATGCCGCTGTCCTCGGCTGCCAGGCGCAGCAGCTTGCGGTCATAGAGATCAATGTCAAAATCCTTCGCCAGCTTTTTGCCGATGTAACTGCCGCCGCCCGACCCGCAGGTGCGGGTGATGGCCACGGCGAAGTAGGGATAATTCGGATACATGGCGTGCCCTCCTTTACTGGCCCAGGTAGGCCTTTTTCACACGGGGATCATTCAGCAGTTGCTGGGCGTCACCTTCGATGGTGATGGTGCCGGTCTCCAACACGTAGGCGCGGTCCGAGATGGCCAGTGCCATTTTAGCGTTCTGCTCCACCAACAGGATCGTGATGCCCTGTTTGTTGACTTCCTTGATGATCTCGAAAATCTCCTTGACAAGCAGCGGGGACAGGCCCATAGACGGCTCATCCATCAGAATCATCTTGGGCTTTCCCATCAGGGCGCGGCCCACGGCCAGCATCTGCTGCTCACCGCCGGAAAGGGTGCCTGCCAGCTGGCGTTTGCGCTCTTTCAAGCGGGGGAACCGCTCGTAGACATCGGCCATCGTTTTGGCCATATCGGCAGGATCCGTGAAAGCTCCCATCTCCAGGTTCTCTTCCACCGTCATCTGGGGGAAGATGTGCCGTCCTTCCGGCACATGCGCCAGCTTTAGCGTAATGATCTTGCTGGGTTCGGTCTTGCGCAGGTCGTGGCCATCAAAGGTGATGGACCCGCTGGCGGCCTTTTCCAGCCCGGTGATGGTGCGCAGCGTGGTGGTTTTGCCCGCGCCGTTGGCACCGATGAGGGAGACGATCTCTCCGTCGTTTACCGTCATGGATACGCCGTTCAGTGCGTGGACGGCACCGTAGTTGACATGCAGGTCTTTGATCTCAAGCATTGGCGGCCTCCTCCGGCTCGTCCTTGCCCAGATAAGCCTCGATGACATGGGGGTCGTTGGCGATCTGCTCCGGTGTGCCGGAGGCGATGGTGGTGCCGAAATCCAGCACTTGGATGCGCTCACAGATCTTCATGACCAGGCTCATATCATGCTCGATCAGCAGGACGGACACTTTAAATTCATTGCGGATGTAGTTGATGATCTCCAGCAGTTCCTCGGTCTCGGTGGGGTTCATGCCCGCCGCCGGTTCATCGAGGAGCAGCAGCTTCATATCGGTGGCCAGCGCACGGGCGATCTCCAGGCGGCGCTGCTCACCATAGGGCAGGTTGTCGGCCTCCAGGTCTTCCTTGCCGGAAAGGTGGACGACTTTGAGCAGTTCTTTGGCCCGCTCGGTGATCTCGGCCTCCTGCCGCCAGTACTTTTTGGTGCGGAAGATGGCATCGGTCAGGCTGTAGGTGGTGTGGGCCTGCATGGCGGTCTTGACATTCTCGATGACCGTCATTTTTTTGAACAGGCGAATGTTCTGGAAGGTGCGGGCAATGCCTGCGTGGACGATTTGGTAGGTCTTTTTGCCGTCCATTCGCTCGCCGCAAAGGTAGAACGAGCCCTCGGTAGGCTTATAGACGCCGGTGATAAGGTTGAACACGGTAGTCTTGCCGGCGCCGTTGGGGCCGATAAGCCCGACCAGCTCGGACTCTCCGATTTCCATATTAAAATCATCCACGGC is a window encoding:
- a CDS encoding cytidylate kinase-like family protein, with the translated sequence MYPNYPYFAVAITRTCGSGGGSYIGKKLAKDFDIDLYDRKLLRLAAEDSGINEKIFAAADENTRKTLLYRVSQHVYDGSFIPPESGNFISDQNLFNYQAKVLRELLNNESYICVGRAADFVLKDKPNVLTVYIDAPYEDRIDREMKRQGIGHSQAIRYIDKLDHYRESYYKYHTGRQWKRVENYDLCLDSAAIGLDNCVEVIKKVIELKFGVKCPQ
- a CDS encoding ABC transporter ATP-binding protein, which produces MLEIKDLHVNYGAVHALNGVSMTVNDGEIVSLIGANGAGKTTTLRTITGLEKAASGSITFDGHDLRKTEPSKIITLKLAHVPEGRHIFPQMTVEENLEMGAFTDPADMAKTMADVYERFPRLKERKRQLAGTLSGGEQQMLAVGRALMGKPKMILMDEPSMGLSPLLVKEIFEIIKEVNKQGITILLVEQNAKMALAISDRAYVLETGTITIEGDAQQLLNDPRVKKAYLGQ
- a CDS encoding ABC transporter ATP-binding protein translates to MAAPVLKAQHLGIQFGGLKAVDDFNMEIGESELVGLIGPNGAGKTTVFNLITGVYKPTEGSFYLCGERMDGKKTYQIVHAGIARTFQNIRLFKKMTVIENVKTAMQAHTTYSLTDAIFRTKKYWRQEAEITERAKELLKVVHLSGKEDLEADNLPYGEQRRLEIARALATDMKLLLLDEPAAGMNPTETEELLEIINYIRNEFKVSVLLIEHDMSLVMKICERIQVLDFGTTIASGTPEQIANDPHVIEAYLGKDEPEEAANA